In the genome of Nicoliella spurrieriana, the window AATACCGATGCCACGATTGTTTATGGCTCCAATCGAGCTGTTGAGGGCATCCGGAAGCTGGTTCCGACTGAAAAACGCTTTCTCCACTATGGATATAAGATTAGCTTTGCAATGGTTGGTAAAGAGGCGCTCACTGCTGAATACTATCCTAAAACCGTCAAGCGCGCCGTGGAAGACGTTGCGGTGTATGACCAACAGAGTTGTTTATCCGCGCAAGCGATTTTTGTGGAACGCAATGGTGCGGTGACGCCCCATCAATTTGCTAAGTTAGTGGCGACTGAATTACAAAATTACCAGCTAAAACGGCCGCGGGCGCAGTTGACGACCGAAGAAGCGGCTGCAATTGTGCGCCTGCGGAATGAATATCAACTAAAGCGGGTTCAAGGGGCTTCCGTAGATGTGATTGAAAGTGCGCATGATACTAGTTGGACCGTTATTTTTCATGACCATCCGGGCTTTGCGAATTCACCGTTGAACCGGACGGTCAATATCTTTGCCATTGGCCACCTGGAAGATGTGAATCAATACCTAGCGCAATATCAACAGTTCCTGCAAAGCTGCGGCCTAGCGGTGGCCCCGGAACGGGTGTTTCCGCTTGCAAATCAATTAGGCCGCATCGGTGTTGACCGCGTCTCTGCACTGGGTGAAATGACCCGTGCAAAACCGGGCTGGCACCATGACGGGGGCTTTAACCTATTAAGCCTGTTGCACTTTGTGGATGTTGAACGCAATGCTGAGGACTTAGCTGAACACTATGATCCAGATGTCGAATAGGGGGAAATGAAATGTTACTTGATAATAAAGTGGCCCT includes:
- a CDS encoding acyl-CoA reductase; translation: MPATIKIIPLDIFKLPDSISVQSFRYQSVTVGTTVYSLRYPVIDADAIAHTARLIEAHQQSDLAKRTVAEIIDVIDRAIQLWTQPQYPQRCLAMQLIPVLTGYNAETVALEMKRFVRVFRKKELLRFVDTELDQPGILDQFHPQKIGSSTKAFGPNGIFHVFSGNIPGLQIWPLVMGMLVKSANLGKTSLAEPLFPILFMQSIAAIDQRLADCVAIMPWQGGTTALERAAIDNTDATIVYGSNRAVEGIRKLVPTEKRFLHYGYKISFAMVGKEALTAEYYPKTVKRAVEDVAVYDQQSCLSAQAIFVERNGAVTPHQFAKLVATELQNYQLKRPRAQLTTEEAAAIVRLRNEYQLKRVQGASVDVIESAHDTSWTVIFHDHPGFANSPLNRTVNIFAIGHLEDVNQYLAQYQQFLQSCGLAVAPERVFPLANQLGRIGVDRVSALGEMTRAKPGWHHDGGFNLLSLLHFVDVERNAEDLAEHYDPDVE